One genomic region from Gadus morhua chromosome 9, gadMor3.0, whole genome shotgun sequence encodes:
- the smad3b gene encoding mothers against decapentaplegic homolog 3b: protein MSILPFTPPIVKRLLGWKKGEQNGQEEKWCEKAVKSLVKKLKKTGQLEELEKAITTPNVNTKCITIPRSLDGRLQVSHRKGLPHVIYCRLWRWPDLQSHHELRAVDLCEFAFHTKKDEVCVNPYHYQRVETPILPPVLVPRHTDIPTEFPPLDDYSHSIPENTNFPAGIEPQSNYIPETPPPGYLSEDGETSDPQINHSMDTGSPSLSPNPVSPSNNNLDLQPVTYCESAFWCSISYYELNQRVGETFHASQPSLTVDGFTDPSNSERFCLGLLSNVNRNSAVELTRRHIGRGVRLYYIGGEVFAECLSDSAIFVQSPNCNQRYGWHPATVCKIPPGCNLKIFNNQEFAALLAQSVNQGFEAVYQLTRMCTIRMSFVKGWGAEYRRQTVTSTPCWIELHLNGPLQWLDKVLTQMGSPSIRCSSVS from the exons ATGTCTATATTACCTTTCACTCCCCCCATCGTGAAGAGACTCCTCGGCTGGAAGAAGGGAGAGCAGAACGGACAGGAGGAAAAATGGTGCGAAAAAGCAGTGAAAAGTCTCgtcaagaagttgaagaagacgggacagctggaggagctggagaaggccaTCACCACTCCGAATGTCAACACCAAGTGCATCACCATCCCGAG GTCTTTGGATGGGCGTCTGCAGGTGTCCCACCGGAAAGGCCTACCGCACGTCATCTACTGCCGCTTATGGCGCTGGCCGGACCTGCAGTCGCACCACGAGCTGCGGGCCGTGGACCTCTGTGAGTTCGCCTTCCACACCAAGAAGGACGAGGTGTGCGTGAACCCGTACCACTACCAGAGGGTGGAGACGCCTA TTCTGCCCCCGGTGCTCGTACCGCGACACACGGACATCCCCACAGAGTTCCCCCCCCTGGACGACTACAGCCACTCCATCCCAGAGAACACCAACTTCCCCGCTGGCATCGAGCCTCAGAGCAACTACATCcccg agACTCCTCCCCCTGGGTACTTGAGTGAAGATGGAGAGACCAGCGATCCCCAAATCAACCACAGCATGGATACAG GGTCGCCAAGCCTGTCACCCAATCCCGTCTCTCCATCAAACAATAATCTGG ACCTCCAGCCTGTAACCTACTGCGAGTCAGCCTTTTGGTGCTCCATCTCCTACTACGAGTTGAACCAGCGGGTGGGAGAGACCTTCCACGCCTCCCAGCCCTCCCTCACCGTGGACGGCTTCACGGACCCCTCCAACTCTGAGCGCTTCTGCCTGGGTCTGCTCTCCAACGTTAACCGTAACTCCGCCGTGGAGCTCACGCGCAGACATATAG GACGTGGGGTGAGGTTATACTACATCGGGGGGGAGGTGTTTGCAGAGTGCCTCAGTGACAGCGCCATCTTTGTCCAGAGTCCAAACTGCAACCAGCGCTACGGCTGGCATCCTGCCACCGTCTGCAAGATCCCTCCAG GCTGTAATCTGAAGATCTTCAACAACCAGGAGTTCGCTGCACTCCTGGCTCAGTCTGTGAACCAGGGCTTCGAGGCGGTGTACCAGCTGACCCGCATGTGCACCATCCGCATGAGTTTTGTGAAGGGCTGGGGAGCAGAATATAG GCGACAGACAGTgaccagcaccccctgctggatAGAGCTGCACCTGAACGGCCCTCTTCAGTGGCTGGACAAGGTGCTCACGCAGATGGGCTCCCCCAGCATCCGCTGCTCCAGTGTGTCCTAG
- the aagab gene encoding alpha- and gamma-adaptin-binding protein p34 isoform X1, whose product MSSVEETAEEDTVPSILITSSDPAFKEEELIKQILSTECLPEPVKREETVTWYPWTLNNKYYTADVRLCTVPSPFQMTAEIAQSMQAFIAYFDSTAKDGLEKLSPWISVVEDLGPEVLILVCDRVCEQGLYCVSSLCGYLFEWLNVMRGDGLKRDVLLCVAGVSRHAAQQWCLAHAFELVELNPQDLPDEDDDFPESTGVKRILQALNANVWSSVEMKDEHNQGFGLMSSLVANRHNTFRSGANPPSSSLPAEGANETEVPAVRESEGITPARVETIVDPMTHLDIQELANLTAGDADVENFERLFTKLKEMKDKASSLPHEQRKVHAEKVAKAFWMAIGGEADEVEELSSGEES is encoded by the exons ATGTCATCTGTCGAAGAGACCGCAGAGGAGGACACCGTCCCATCGATACTCATCACCAGCAGCGACCCTGCGTTCAAAGAGGAAGAGCTGATCAAAC AGATTCTCAGCACGGAGTGTTTGCCAGAGCCCGTAAAGCGGGAGGAGACGGTGACCTGGTATCCATGGACACTAAACAACAAGTACTACACTGCGGATGTGAGGCTGTGCACAGTGCCCAGCCCCTTCCAGATGACCGCCGAGATTGCACAGTCCATGCAGGCTTTCATTGCCTATTTTGACAGCACAGCG AAGGATGGTTTGGAAAAGCTCTCACCTTGGATATCAGTCGTGGAAGATCTCGGTCCAGAGGTACTTATTCTGGTGTGCGACAGAGTCTGTGAACAGGGTTTGTATTGCGTCTCATCACTTTGTGGTTATTTGTTTGAATGGCTCAATGTGATGCGGGGCGATGGTTTGAAACGTGACGTTTTGCTGTGTGTTGCAGGAGTCAGTAGACACGCAGCACAGCAGTGGTGTTTGGCCCATGCCTTTGAGCTTGTAGAGCTCAACCCTCAAGACTTACCGGATGAAGACG ATGACTTCCCAGAGTCCACGGGGGTGAAGAGGATCCTACAGGCTCTGAATGCCAACGTGTGGTCCAGTGTAGAGATGAAAGATG AACACAACCAGGGCTTTGGTCTGATGAGCAGCCTTGTGGCCAACAGACACAACACCTTCCGCAGTGGAGCAAACCCTCCA TCCTCTAGTTTGCCAGCAGAGGGTGCAAACGAGACTGAGGTGCCTGCggtgagagaaagtgagggcATCACACCTGCTCGGGTGGAAACAATAGTTG ATCCAATGACGCATCTGGACATCCAGGAGTTGGCTAATCTCACCGCCGGAGATGCAGATGTGGAGAACTTTGAACGGCTTTTCACCAAGCTCAAAGAAATGAAAG ACAAGGCATCATCTTTACCACACGAGCAGAGGAAAGTTCATGCAGAAAAG GTAGCTAAAGCGTTTTGGATGGCTATCGGTGGAGAAGCGGATGAGGTAGAAGAATTATCATCGGGGGAGGAAAGCTAA
- the aagab gene encoding alpha- and gamma-adaptin-binding protein p34 isoform X2, translating to MSSVEETAEEDTVPSILITSSDPAFKEEELIKQILSTECLPEPVKREETVTWYPWTLNNKYYTADVRLCTVPSPFQMTAEIAQSMQAFIAYFDSTAKDGLEKLSPWISVVEDLGPEVLILVCDRVCEQGVSRHAAQQWCLAHAFELVELNPQDLPDEDDDFPESTGVKRILQALNANVWSSVEMKDEHNQGFGLMSSLVANRHNTFRSGANPPSSSLPAEGANETEVPAVRESEGITPARVETIVDPMTHLDIQELANLTAGDADVENFERLFTKLKEMKDKASSLPHEQRKVHAEKVAKAFWMAIGGEADEVEELSSGEES from the exons ATGTCATCTGTCGAAGAGACCGCAGAGGAGGACACCGTCCCATCGATACTCATCACCAGCAGCGACCCTGCGTTCAAAGAGGAAGAGCTGATCAAAC AGATTCTCAGCACGGAGTGTTTGCCAGAGCCCGTAAAGCGGGAGGAGACGGTGACCTGGTATCCATGGACACTAAACAACAAGTACTACACTGCGGATGTGAGGCTGTGCACAGTGCCCAGCCCCTTCCAGATGACCGCCGAGATTGCACAGTCCATGCAGGCTTTCATTGCCTATTTTGACAGCACAGCG AAGGATGGTTTGGAAAAGCTCTCACCTTGGATATCAGTCGTGGAAGATCTCGGTCCAGAGGTACTTATTCTGGTGTGCGACAGAGTCTGTGAACAGG GAGTCAGTAGACACGCAGCACAGCAGTGGTGTTTGGCCCATGCCTTTGAGCTTGTAGAGCTCAACCCTCAAGACTTACCGGATGAAGACG ATGACTTCCCAGAGTCCACGGGGGTGAAGAGGATCCTACAGGCTCTGAATGCCAACGTGTGGTCCAGTGTAGAGATGAAAGATG AACACAACCAGGGCTTTGGTCTGATGAGCAGCCTTGTGGCCAACAGACACAACACCTTCCGCAGTGGAGCAAACCCTCCA TCCTCTAGTTTGCCAGCAGAGGGTGCAAACGAGACTGAGGTGCCTGCggtgagagaaagtgagggcATCACACCTGCTCGGGTGGAAACAATAGTTG ATCCAATGACGCATCTGGACATCCAGGAGTTGGCTAATCTCACCGCCGGAGATGCAGATGTGGAGAACTTTGAACGGCTTTTCACCAAGCTCAAAGAAATGAAAG ACAAGGCATCATCTTTACCACACGAGCAGAGGAAAGTTCATGCAGAAAAG GTAGCTAAAGCGTTTTGGATGGCTATCGGTGGAGAAGCGGATGAGGTAGAAGAATTATCATCGGGGGAGGAAAGCTAA
- the aagab gene encoding alpha- and gamma-adaptin-binding protein p34 isoform X3: MSSVEETAEEDTVPSILITSSDPAFKEEELIKQILSTECLPEPVKREETVTWYPWTLNNKYYTADVRLCTVPSPFQMTAEIAQSMQAFIAYFDSTADGLEKLSPWISVVEDLGPEVLILVCDRVCEQGVSRHAAQQWCLAHAFELVELNPQDLPDEDDDFPESTGVKRILQALNANVWSSVEMKDEHNQGFGLMSSLVANRHNTFRSGANPPSSSLPAEGANETEVPAVRESEGITPARVETIVDPMTHLDIQELANLTAGDADVENFERLFTKLKEMKDKASSLPHEQRKVHAEKVAKAFWMAIGGEADEVEELSSGEES; the protein is encoded by the exons ATGTCATCTGTCGAAGAGACCGCAGAGGAGGACACCGTCCCATCGATACTCATCACCAGCAGCGACCCTGCGTTCAAAGAGGAAGAGCTGATCAAAC AGATTCTCAGCACGGAGTGTTTGCCAGAGCCCGTAAAGCGGGAGGAGACGGTGACCTGGTATCCATGGACACTAAACAACAAGTACTACACTGCGGATGTGAGGCTGTGCACAGTGCCCAGCCCCTTCCAGATGACCGCCGAGATTGCACAGTCCATGCAGGCTTTCATTGCCTATTTTGACAGCACAGCG GATGGTTTGGAAAAGCTCTCACCTTGGATATCAGTCGTGGAAGATCTCGGTCCAGAGGTACTTATTCTGGTGTGCGACAGAGTCTGTGAACAGG GAGTCAGTAGACACGCAGCACAGCAGTGGTGTTTGGCCCATGCCTTTGAGCTTGTAGAGCTCAACCCTCAAGACTTACCGGATGAAGACG ATGACTTCCCAGAGTCCACGGGGGTGAAGAGGATCCTACAGGCTCTGAATGCCAACGTGTGGTCCAGTGTAGAGATGAAAGATG AACACAACCAGGGCTTTGGTCTGATGAGCAGCCTTGTGGCCAACAGACACAACACCTTCCGCAGTGGAGCAAACCCTCCA TCCTCTAGTTTGCCAGCAGAGGGTGCAAACGAGACTGAGGTGCCTGCggtgagagaaagtgagggcATCACACCTGCTCGGGTGGAAACAATAGTTG ATCCAATGACGCATCTGGACATCCAGGAGTTGGCTAATCTCACCGCCGGAGATGCAGATGTGGAGAACTTTGAACGGCTTTTCACCAAGCTCAAAGAAATGAAAG ACAAGGCATCATCTTTACCACACGAGCAGAGGAAAGTTCATGCAGAAAAG GTAGCTAAAGCGTTTTGGATGGCTATCGGTGGAGAAGCGGATGAGGTAGAAGAATTATCATCGGGGGAGGAAAGCTAA